A genome region from Candidatus Poribacteria bacterium includes the following:
- a CDS encoding DMT family transporter produces MSRKETIGTPPTPSVISEEPHGKIIALSLLLAFLWGGNSPSIKIGLEDFPPMALAFLRFVIGLVVIGGWAVYRGVSLRLRKGELPRLLLLTTIFILQIICLNTGTLYTTASRSTIFINVYPFFTALFAHFWIPGERLSVPKTLGIIVAFSGVFVTVAPNLGEGETSVLGDIIVLVSGCFLGLRVVVTKLLIQSIHPYRLLAWLLTLSLPCYVAMSLLFERGLPMQLTLRSSAALLYQGGVIAGFCFLAWTSVLERYSASKLVVLFFATPLSGVVFSYVFLGDELTLSLLVGAVLVAAGIYLVNMRR; encoded by the coding sequence AAAGAGACCATCGGGACACCGCCAACACCAAGCGTTATTAGCGAGGAGCCACATGGAAAAATTATTGCTCTCAGTTTGCTCCTCGCGTTTCTTTGGGGCGGGAATTCGCCCTCCATAAAAATCGGCTTGGAAGATTTCCCGCCAATGGCGCTGGCGTTCCTCCGTTTCGTGATTGGGCTTGTCGTTATTGGAGGGTGGGCAGTCTATCGCGGTGTCTCACTTCGCTTGCGCAAGGGTGAACTCCCTCGATTGCTGTTGCTCACAACAATCTTCATCCTCCAAATTATCTGCTTAAACACCGGCACCCTCTACACGACAGCCTCCCGCTCCACCATCTTCATTAACGTCTATCCGTTTTTCACTGCGCTGTTTGCGCATTTCTGGATTCCCGGCGAACGCCTCTCTGTTCCAAAGACCTTGGGGATTATAGTCGCCTTCAGTGGTGTTTTCGTAACGGTTGCCCCGAACCTCGGAGAAGGTGAAACGAGCGTCCTCGGCGACATCATTGTGCTTGTAAGCGGATGTTTTTTAGGACTCCGCGTCGTCGTGACGAAACTGCTCATCCAATCTATCCACCCCTATCGACTCTTGGCGTGGCTGCTCACCTTGAGTCTCCCGTGTTATGTCGCCATGAGTCTACTTTTTGAGCGTGGACTGCCGATGCAACTGACACTCAGAAGTAGTGCCGCGTTGCTTTATCAAGGGGGTGTTATCGCGGGTTTCTGTTTTCTGGCGTGGACTTCAGTGCTTGAAAGGTATAGTGCGAGTAAACTCGTTGTGCTCTTTTTCGCGACGCCATTGTCGGGAGTTGTGTTTAGCTACGTGTTTTTAGGGGACGAGTTGACGCTTAGCTTATTGGTAGGTGCCGTTCTCGTGGCAGCTGGGATTTATCTGGTGAATATGCGGCGTTGA